The proteins below come from a single Agrococcus beijingensis genomic window:
- the recF gene encoding DNA replication/repair protein RecF (All proteins in this family for which functions are known are DNA-binding proteins that assist the filamentation of RecA onto DNA for the initiation of recombination or recombinational repair.), protein MRVSRLALTDFRNYRAADVAFEPGANLLVGRNGQGKTNMVESLVWIATGSSHRVPVDTALIRAGEQQAIVRCTVTNDERSFQLDVELNARGANRAQANGQNVRIRDLPRYLQAVLFSPEDLQLVRADPAGRRRFLDDLAVMRAPRLAGVHSDLDRVLRQRNSLLKSARAARLRPDDLTTLEVWDGRLVDLGLEVLRTRRALVAELAPHVDAAYRLVAGDEHEARIALTTNVPDSAEAFHALLAERRRDELDRGVSLVGPHRDDLDLQLNDLLARHYASHGESWSFALALKLASAELLRDGSGGDPVMILDDVFAELDAGRRRRLAEAAAGFEQVLITAAVEDDVPEALRHHRIRIDGGEVMADA, encoded by the coding sequence GTGCGCGTCAGCCGACTCGCGCTGACCGACTTCCGCAACTACCGCGCGGCGGACGTCGCGTTCGAGCCCGGTGCGAACCTGCTCGTGGGCCGCAACGGGCAGGGCAAGACCAACATGGTCGAGTCGCTCGTGTGGATCGCGACCGGGTCGAGCCACCGCGTGCCCGTCGACACCGCCCTCATCAGGGCGGGGGAGCAGCAGGCGATCGTGCGCTGCACCGTCACCAACGACGAGCGCAGCTTCCAGCTCGATGTCGAGCTCAACGCCCGCGGCGCCAACCGCGCGCAGGCCAACGGGCAGAACGTGCGCATCCGGGATCTGCCGCGCTACCTGCAGGCGGTGCTGTTCAGCCCGGAGGATCTGCAGCTCGTGCGTGCCGATCCGGCCGGTCGGCGCAGATTCCTCGACGACCTGGCCGTCATGCGTGCGCCCCGGCTCGCCGGCGTGCACAGCGACCTCGACCGGGTGCTGAGGCAGCGCAACTCGCTGCTGAAGAGCGCTCGCGCGGCGCGGCTGCGGCCCGACGACCTGACGACGCTCGAGGTCTGGGACGGCCGGCTCGTCGACCTCGGCCTCGAGGTGCTGCGCACCCGTCGCGCCCTGGTCGCCGAGCTGGCGCCGCACGTCGACGCCGCCTACCGGCTGGTCGCGGGCGACGAGCACGAGGCGCGCATCGCGCTGACCACCAACGTGCCCGACTCGGCCGAGGCGTTCCACGCGCTGCTCGCCGAGCGGCGCCGCGACGAGCTCGACCGCGGCGTCAGCCTGGTGGGCCCGCATCGCGACGACCTCGACCTGCAGCTCAACGACCTGCTGGCCCGTCACTACGCCAGCCACGGCGAGTCGTGGTCGTTCGCGCTGGCGCTGAAGCTCGCCTCGGCCGAGCTGCTGCGCGACGGCTCGGGCGGCGATCCGGTGATGATCCTCGACGACGTGTTCGCCGAGCTCGACGCGGGCCGTCGGCGTCGCCTGGCCGAGGCGGCGGCCGGCTTCGAGCAGGTGCTCATCACCGCGGCGGTGGAGGACGACGTGCCCGAGGCGCTGCGCCACCACCGCATCCGCATCGACGGGGGAGAGGTGATGGCCGATGCATGA
- a CDS encoding DUF721 domain-containing protein has protein sequence MHELAKTEPERVWLRLKAKFGDPAMVTRDGRRRSRRDPDASVPFGKGRDPRALGDVIGGFADDRGWTTTLARADVMTHWPELVGEENAGRTEPVSFEEGVLTVRCASTAWTQQMRILRAETTTRILARFPECGLTSVRFIGPDLPSFSRGRRSVPGRGPRDTWG, from the coding sequence ATGCATGAGCTGGCGAAGACCGAGCCCGAGCGCGTCTGGTTGCGGCTGAAGGCGAAGTTCGGCGACCCGGCGATGGTCACGCGCGACGGCCGACGCCGTTCGAGGCGCGACCCGGATGCGTCGGTGCCGTTCGGGAAGGGACGCGATCCGCGGGCGCTCGGCGACGTCATCGGCGGCTTCGCCGACGACCGCGGCTGGACGACGACGCTCGCGCGCGCCGACGTGATGACCCACTGGCCCGAGCTGGTGGGGGAGGAGAACGCCGGACGCACCGAGCCGGTCTCGTTCGAGGAGGGCGTGCTCACCGTGCGCTGCGCATCGACGGCCTGGACGCAGCAGATGCGCATCCTGCGCGCCGAGACGACCACGCGCATCCTCGCCCGGTTCCCGGAGTGCGGGCTGACGTCGGTGCGCTTCATCGGTCCGGACCTGCCGAGCTTCAGCAGGGGCCGGCGCTCGGTGCCCGGTCGGGGTCCGCGCGACACCTGGGGCTGA
- a CDS encoding FadR/GntR family transcriptional regulator: MPRASRTHDAVDQLLDAIIDGALTAGEQLPPEGVLATEFGVSRLTMREAVRLLQAQGVIVQVPGSRHRIAQVAEWTGMDAVVRHARSAGQRRQSSLELLEVRMMIETGAAQLAAERRTDEHLEQLEDALARMEQHHGSGDVDAFVQADLEFHDLVMRAADNRILVAALLPLTSMLTETRGETSAVLEIREHAIDEHRKVLESIRSGVSVAARDAMASHMQQTRDDLLSLVLD; this comes from the coding sequence ATGCCCAGGGCTTCGCGCACGCATGACGCCGTTGATCAGCTGCTGGACGCCATCATCGACGGCGCCCTCACCGCCGGCGAGCAGCTGCCGCCCGAAGGGGTGCTCGCGACCGAGTTCGGCGTCTCGCGGCTCACCATGCGCGAGGCGGTGCGCCTGCTGCAGGCGCAGGGCGTGATCGTGCAGGTGCCGGGCAGCCGGCACCGCATCGCGCAGGTCGCGGAGTGGACGGGCATGGATGCGGTGGTGCGGCATGCGCGCAGCGCCGGCCAGCGCCGGCAGTCGTCGCTCGAGCTGCTCGAGGTGCGCATGATGATCGAGACGGGCGCCGCTCAGCTGGCGGCCGAGCGCCGCACCGACGAGCACCTCGAGCAGCTGGAGGACGCGCTCGCCCGCATGGAGCAGCACCACGGCAGCGGCGATGTCGACGCGTTCGTGCAGGCCGACCTCGAGTTCCACGACCTGGTCATGCGCGCCGCCGACAACCGCATCCTGGTGGCTGCGCTGCTGCCGCTCACCTCGATGCTCACCGAGACCCGAGGCGAGACGAGCGCCGTGCTCGAGATCCGCGAGCACGCGATCGACGAGCACCGCAAGGTGCTCGAGTCGATCCGCTCCGGTGTCTCGGTGGCGGCCCGCGATGCGATGGCGAGCCACATGCAGCAGACGCGCGACGACCTGCTCTCGCTCGTGCTCGACTGA
- a CDS encoding four-carbon acid sugar kinase family protein, with protein sequence MHIDALLADLPASLEIPAAAVAAARSDDLVFVVLDDDPTGTQSVAGLPVLTRWAPEDLDWGLTQGAPAVYVLTNSRSLSEADAASRSREVVEVAIAAAARAGVRVSFVSRSDSTLRGHFPLETDVLSAAAAEHGGAAPHLTVLVPAFPDSGRITVDSVHYWVVDGEAIPVGETAFAGDATFGYRSSNLRDWVEEKTEGRIRRDDVAALTIDIIRSGPERVAGFLRELPAGTVVAVDVVDEHDMRCVALALHALEHEGMASLLRIGPPYLRAHIGQEIAAPVTADRIEFANARGGLVVVGSHVPLTTAQLEALLADRPGTVTVELDVRALIDDRREAHLSAQADAVARAIASGTVIVHTSRELVTGRDGAESLDISRRVSAGLVELVARVLELAPPRFVIAKGGITSSDTASEALGIRRAMVVGPMLPGIVSLWQPQVGPAVGIPYVVFAGNVGTTESLALVVRTLAD encoded by the coding sequence GTGCACATCGATGCCCTGCTGGCCGACCTGCCGGCCTCGCTCGAGATCCCCGCGGCGGCCGTCGCCGCGGCGCGCAGCGACGACCTCGTCTTCGTGGTGCTCGACGACGACCCCACCGGCACGCAGTCGGTCGCCGGTCTGCCCGTGCTCACGCGCTGGGCTCCGGAGGATCTCGACTGGGGGCTCACCCAGGGCGCCCCAGCCGTCTACGTGCTGACCAACAGCCGCTCGCTGAGCGAGGCCGACGCCGCGAGCCGCAGCCGCGAGGTGGTCGAGGTCGCGATCGCCGCGGCCGCTCGGGCGGGCGTGCGCGTCTCGTTCGTCAGTCGCAGCGACTCGACGCTGCGCGGGCACTTCCCGCTCGAGACCGACGTGCTGAGCGCCGCGGCGGCCGAGCACGGCGGCGCCGCCCCGCATCTGACCGTGCTGGTGCCGGCCTTCCCCGACTCCGGCCGCATCACCGTCGACTCCGTGCACTACTGGGTCGTCGACGGCGAGGCCATCCCGGTGGGGGAGACGGCCTTCGCCGGCGACGCCACGTTCGGCTACCGCTCGTCGAACCTCCGCGACTGGGTGGAGGAGAAGACCGAGGGACGCATCCGCCGCGACGACGTCGCCGCCCTCACGATCGACATCATCCGCTCGGGGCCGGAGCGCGTGGCCGGGTTCCTGCGCGAGCTGCCGGCCGGCACCGTCGTCGCCGTCGACGTGGTCGACGAGCACGACATGCGCTGCGTCGCGCTCGCCCTGCACGCGCTCGAGCACGAGGGCATGGCATCGCTGCTGCGCATCGGACCGCCCTACCTGCGCGCCCACATCGGCCAGGAGATCGCCGCTCCCGTGACCGCCGACCGCATCGAGTTCGCGAACGCGCGCGGCGGCCTCGTCGTCGTCGGCAGCCACGTGCCGCTCACGACCGCGCAGCTCGAGGCCCTGCTGGCCGACCGCCCCGGCACCGTGACGGTCGAGCTCGACGTGCGCGCGCTCATCGACGACCGCCGCGAGGCGCACCTGAGCGCGCAGGCGGATGCGGTCGCCCGGGCCATCGCGTCGGGCACCGTGATCGTGCACACCAGTCGCGAGCTGGTCACCGGTCGCGACGGCGCCGAGAGCCTCGACATCTCCCGCCGCGTCTCGGCCGGACTCGTCGAGCTCGTCGCGCGGGTGCTCGAGCTCGCGCCCCCTCGCTTCGTCATCGCCAAGGGCGGCATCACCTCGAGCGACACCGCCTCCGAGGCGCTCGGCATCCGCCGGGCCATGGTCGTCGGCCCCATGCTGCCCGGCATCGTCTCGCTCTGGCAGCCGCAGGTCGGCCCGGCCGTCGGCATCCCCTACGTCGTCTTCGCGGGCAACGTCGGCACCACCGAATCCCTCGCGCTCGTCGTCCGCACGCTCGCGGACTGA
- a CDS encoding NAD(P)-dependent oxidoreductase, with amino-acid sequence MTSKVAVIGLGAMGLPMATRLAQRFDVSGFDIAEQRLALAGEQGVTPATSAAEAVAGAQAVIVAVRTGEQLRELLFGERGFAEHLGDGAVVILTSTVGTDGIAEIAELLRASGAALVDAPLSGGPVRAGEGDLLIVVGAEPAALEIARPVLEQLSSTLSIVGDRPGHGQALKTVNQLLCGVHIAAAAEALALADAMGLDQERTLEALTAGAANSFMLGNRGPRSLQAYDEEGAEVLSRLDIFVKDMGIVGAAARAHHLAAPVAAAAEQLFLLGEAQGLAAHDDSAVIRVVAPARRAAAGRRGEAAI; translated from the coding sequence ATGACCAGCAAAGTCGCCGTCATCGGGCTCGGCGCCATGGGACTCCCCATGGCGACGAGGCTCGCGCAGCGCTTCGACGTCTCCGGATTCGACATCGCCGAGCAGCGCCTGGCGCTCGCCGGCGAGCAGGGCGTCACCCCCGCCACCTCCGCGGCCGAGGCCGTCGCCGGTGCGCAGGCCGTCATCGTGGCCGTGCGCACCGGCGAGCAGCTGCGCGAGCTGCTCTTCGGCGAGCGCGGCTTCGCCGAGCACCTCGGCGACGGCGCCGTGGTGATCCTCACCAGCACGGTCGGCACCGACGGCATCGCCGAGATCGCCGAGCTGCTGCGTGCCTCGGGCGCGGCGCTCGTGGACGCGCCGCTCTCCGGCGGCCCGGTGCGCGCCGGCGAGGGCGACCTGCTCATCGTGGTGGGCGCGGAGCCCGCCGCGCTCGAGATCGCCAGGCCGGTGCTCGAGCAGCTCTCGTCGACCCTGTCGATCGTCGGCGATCGGCCCGGCCACGGCCAGGCGCTGAAGACGGTGAACCAGCTGCTGTGCGGCGTGCACATCGCCGCCGCTGCAGAGGCGCTCGCCCTCGCCGACGCGATGGGGCTCGACCAGGAGCGCACGCTCGAGGCGCTCACCGCAGGAGCCGCGAACTCGTTCATGCTCGGCAACCGCGGCCCGCGGTCGCTGCAGGCCTACGACGAGGAGGGCGCCGAGGTGCTCAGCCGCCTCGACATCTTCGTGAAGGACATGGGCATCGTCGGCGCGGCCGCGCGGGCCCACCACCTGGCGGCCCCGGTCGCCGCCGCCGCCGAGCAGCTGTTCCTGCTCGGCGAGGCCCAGGGCCTCGCCGCCCACGACGACTCCGCGGTCATCCGCGTCGTCGCCCCGGCTCGTCGGGCAGCAGCGGGCCGTCGCGGAGAGGCGGCGATCTGA
- a CDS encoding GntP family transporter translates to MEYPLGVLIAIGLGGIGLLLLLIIKFKVQAFYALLLTSIVVGVAAGLPLTTVPATDDSPEQLGVIQAIIAGVGGTLGSVAVLVALGSMLGKIIEISGGAESLAGKFTSWLGPKRVGVALTAAAAILAIPVFFDAGFIILIPIIYAFSKAAKVSPLKFGLPIAGIMLAVHVAVPPHPGIVGGATILGADIGWVTILSLGISIPLAFAAYALGKWLNRREYTMLPATKAMFDAFGTESDTSLKGSSLTADEKAPSAWTILGIIILPLALIMVGTTVAPAFEKGTFWNGFLAMIGQPIFALMVAIAVAMIALGLRRGWSASHLGEVMESALPAAAVIILVTGAGGAFGRILTETGIGGAVADIMSASGMPVLLLGFLISLIMRAAQGSATVAITTAAGLLLPAVAGLGLDPIHLALFAVAIGYGALGLSHVNDSGFWIVTRYLGLSVKDGLRTWTVMTTILGVLGFALTAALWVLIPMG, encoded by the coding sequence ATGGAGTACCCCCTCGGCGTCTTGATCGCCATCGGCCTGGGCGGCATCGGCCTGCTGCTGCTGCTCATCATCAAGTTCAAGGTGCAGGCGTTCTACGCGCTGCTGCTCACCTCGATCGTGGTCGGCGTCGCCGCCGGCCTGCCGCTGACCACCGTCCCCGCCACCGACGACAGCCCCGAGCAGCTCGGCGTCATCCAGGCGATCATCGCCGGCGTCGGCGGCACGCTCGGCTCGGTCGCGGTGCTCGTCGCGCTCGGCTCGATGCTCGGCAAGATCATCGAGATCTCGGGCGGCGCGGAGTCGCTGGCCGGCAAGTTCACGAGCTGGCTGGGGCCGAAGCGCGTCGGCGTCGCCCTCACGGCGGCCGCGGCGATCCTGGCGATCCCGGTGTTCTTCGATGCCGGCTTCATCATCCTGATCCCGATCATCTACGCCTTCTCGAAGGCGGCGAAGGTCAGCCCGCTGAAGTTCGGCCTGCCGATCGCCGGCATCATGCTCGCAGTGCACGTGGCCGTGCCGCCGCACCCGGGCATCGTCGGCGGCGCCACCATCCTCGGCGCCGACATCGGCTGGGTCACGATCCTGTCGCTCGGCATCTCGATCCCGCTGGCCTTCGCCGCCTACGCGCTGGGCAAGTGGCTCAACCGCCGCGAGTACACGATGCTGCCCGCCACGAAGGCGATGTTCGACGCGTTCGGCACCGAGAGCGACACGTCGCTCAAGGGCAGCTCGCTCACCGCCGACGAGAAGGCGCCCAGCGCCTGGACCATCCTCGGCATCATCATCCTGCCGCTCGCCCTGATCATGGTCGGCACGACCGTGGCGCCCGCGTTCGAGAAGGGCACCTTCTGGAACGGCTTCCTGGCCATGATCGGCCAGCCGATCTTCGCGCTGATGGTGGCCATCGCGGTCGCGATGATCGCGCTGGGCCTGCGCCGCGGCTGGTCGGCGTCGCACCTCGGCGAGGTGATGGAGTCGGCGCTGCCCGCAGCTGCCGTCATCATCCTCGTCACCGGTGCCGGCGGCGCGTTCGGCCGCATCCTCACCGAGACCGGCATCGGCGGCGCGGTCGCCGACATCATGTCGGCGTCGGGCATGCCCGTGCTGCTGCTGGGCTTCCTGATCTCGCTGATCATGCGTGCCGCGCAGGGCTCGGCCACCGTGGCGATCACCACCGCGGCCGGCCTGCTGCTGCCGGCGGTCGCGGGCCTGGGGCTCGACCCGATCCACCTCGCCCTCTTCGCCGTCGCGATCGGCTACGGCGCGCTCGGCCTCAGCCACGTGAACGACTCGGGCTTCTGGATCGTGACGCGCTACCTGGGGCTGTCGGTGAAGGACGGCCTGCGCACCTGGACGGTCATGACGACCATCCTCGGCGTGCTCGGCTTCGCCCTCACCGCGGCCCTCTGGGTGCTCATCCCGATGGGCTGA
- the gyrB gene encoding DNA topoisomerase (ATP-hydrolyzing) subunit B yields MANEHETQPEHEPAKEPVQQPEQTREQREQGDYGADQIQILEGLEAVRKRPGMYIGSTGPRGLHHLVYEIVDNAVDEALAGHCDSIDVTILPDGGVRVTDNGRGIPVDPHSSDPSKSTVEVVLTVLHAGGKFGGGGYAVSGGLHGVGSSVVNALSSRLEVEIKRQGHVHRQAFRVGEPEAALVTGEATDETGTTLTFWPSTEIFETVEFDYETLAKRFQQMAFLNKGLRIAILDQRPEAVVEVDADGADEATVQRSDEFLYEQGLKDYVAYLNESKRAEAVHPEIIDFESEDTERRISVEIAMQWTTSYQEAVYTYANTINTHEGGTHEEGFRAALTTLVNKYARQTNLLKEKDENLSGEDVREGLTAIVSVKLGEPQFEGQTKTKLGNTEAKSFVQKVTGEELGHWFESNPAMAKEIVRKALGAATARIAARKAREQTRRKGLLESAGMPGKLKDNQSKDPTISEIFIVEGNSAGGSAVQGRNPYTQAILPLRGKVLNVEKARLDRALGNAEIQSMITAFGAGLGEDFDPEKARYHKIVLMADADVDGQHITTLLLTLLFRYMRPLIDLGYVYLAAPPLYKIKWTNADHEYAYSDRQRDEMIAAGTAAGRRIPKDNGVQRYKGLGEMNYSELWETTMDPDTRTLKQVTLDDAAVADAIFSTLMGEDVEARRTFIQKNARDVRFLDI; encoded by the coding sequence ATGGCGAACGAGCACGAGACACAGCCCGAGCACGAGCCGGCGAAGGAGCCGGTGCAGCAGCCCGAGCAGACGCGCGAGCAGCGGGAGCAGGGCGACTACGGCGCCGACCAGATCCAGATCCTCGAGGGTCTCGAGGCGGTGCGCAAGCGCCCGGGCATGTACATCGGCTCGACCGGCCCGCGCGGCCTGCACCACCTCGTCTACGAGATCGTCGACAACGCGGTCGACGAGGCGCTCGCCGGCCACTGCGACAGCATCGACGTCACGATCCTGCCCGACGGCGGCGTGCGCGTGACCGACAACGGGCGCGGCATCCCCGTCGACCCGCACTCGAGCGACCCGTCGAAGTCGACCGTCGAGGTGGTGCTGACCGTGCTGCACGCGGGCGGCAAGTTCGGCGGCGGCGGCTACGCGGTCTCCGGCGGCCTGCACGGCGTGGGCTCGTCGGTCGTGAACGCGCTGTCGTCGCGGCTCGAGGTCGAGATCAAGCGGCAGGGCCACGTGCACCGCCAGGCCTTCAGGGTCGGCGAGCCCGAGGCCGCGCTCGTCACCGGAGAGGCCACGGACGAGACCGGCACGACCCTCACCTTCTGGCCGAGCACCGAGATCTTCGAGACCGTCGAGTTCGACTACGAGACGCTCGCGAAGCGGTTCCAGCAGATGGCGTTCCTCAACAAGGGCCTGCGCATCGCCATCCTCGACCAGCGCCCCGAGGCGGTCGTCGAGGTCGACGCCGACGGCGCCGACGAGGCGACCGTGCAGCGCTCCGACGAGTTCCTGTACGAGCAGGGCCTGAAGGACTACGTCGCCTACCTGAACGAGTCGAAGCGGGCCGAGGCCGTGCATCCCGAGATCATCGACTTCGAGTCGGAGGACACGGAGCGCCGGATCTCGGTCGAGATCGCGATGCAGTGGACCACCTCCTACCAGGAGGCCGTCTACACCTACGCGAACACGATCAACACGCACGAGGGCGGCACGCACGAGGAGGGCTTCCGCGCCGCGCTCACCACCCTCGTCAACAAGTACGCACGGCAGACGAACCTGCTGAAGGAGAAGGACGAGAACCTCTCGGGCGAGGATGTCCGCGAGGGCCTGACCGCGATCGTCTCGGTGAAGCTGGGCGAGCCCCAGTTCGAGGGCCAGACGAAGACGAAGCTCGGCAACACCGAGGCGAAGTCGTTCGTGCAGAAGGTGACCGGCGAGGAGCTCGGACACTGGTTCGAGTCGAATCCCGCGATGGCGAAGGAGATCGTCCGCAAGGCGCTCGGCGCCGCGACCGCGCGCATCGCCGCGCGGAAGGCGCGCGAGCAGACGCGCCGCAAGGGCCTGCTCGAGTCGGCCGGCATGCCGGGCAAGCTCAAGGACAACCAGTCGAAGGATCCGACCATCTCGGAGATCTTCATCGTCGAGGGCAACTCGGCAGGCGGCTCCGCGGTGCAGGGGCGCAACCCCTACACGCAGGCGATCCTGCCGTTGCGCGGCAAGGTGCTGAACGTCGAGAAGGCGCGCCTCGACCGCGCGCTCGGCAACGCCGAGATCCAGTCGATGATCACCGCGTTCGGCGCGGGGCTCGGCGAGGACTTCGACCCCGAGAAGGCCAGGTACCACAAGATCGTGCTGATGGCCGATGCCGACGTCGACGGCCAGCACATCACCACGCTGCTGCTGACGCTGCTGTTCCGCTACATGCGGCCGCTCATCGACCTCGGCTACGTCTACCTGGCCGCGCCGCCGCTCTACAAGATCAAGTGGACGAACGCCGACCACGAGTACGCCTACAGCGACCGCCAGCGCGACGAGATGATCGCCGCGGGCACGGCCGCCGGCCGCCGCATCCCGAAGGACAACGGCGTGCAGCGCTACAAGGGTCTGGGCGAGATGAACTACTCGGAGCTGTGGGAGACGACCATGGATCCCGACACCCGCACGCTCAAGCAGGTGACCCTCGACGATGCCGCCGTGGCCGACGCGATCTTCTCGACCCTCATGGGCGAGGACGTCGAGGCCCGCCGCACCTTCATCCAGAAGAACGCCCGCGACGTCCGCTTCCTGGACATCTGA